One genomic region from Rosa rugosa chromosome 1, drRosRugo1.1, whole genome shotgun sequence encodes:
- the LOC133726499 gene encoding senescence-associated carboxylesterase 101-like isoform X1, with translation MTINQFSSGLESANFVLTSDPVHQAWNAIEKQKQINPNAEPSLFSEIQPENPTIIAFGTPPGSLQGQEALVLSSNLKEDNFAHFEFLCNKTNPSFSLNQAAIKLFQSQYHELLQLKEKLVENSKSKTPSLVIITGQSVGGSVATLFTLWLLQGLNLSKAKRPLCVTFGSPLVGDEHLQQCVLQFSTWKSCFLHIVSNQDPTPQLFISRNPGEYKPFGTFLLCSASGCACFEDPDIILEQLVKTNSQNQQCHYGKILGDLKCKALCSVLKSTEAERDSLQASLITQLQAIGILSQKQPSTEIQSLILRMKKHETKLLIQKKKNSDSDKKLNEMKVYMAFLEWYKKDSKKHKIGYYDRYRNQGNISDVNVNEYKKKLMNYWEDSVAEVENKPQIEGAHFRVRWLWAGTNYRRMVEPLHIADYYRDGGKNYKSDGKRPKQFILLEDWLTKVVKPEATPSKSKKETVGSSLNEDSCFWAHVEEARSLCKLVKNGSVEEKERAVQELKNFEADVYGSLKNYALSPEIFLEKSSFMQWWKEYKGVVEQPYSSLLLEFMKDRNYEAYREGKF, from the exons ATGACCATCAACCA ATTCAGCAGCGGTTTGGAATCGGCGAACTTTGTGTTGACCTCTGATCCAGTTCACCAGGCTTGGAATGCGATCGAGAAACAAAAACAGATCAATCCAAATGCAGAGCCGTCTCTGTTCAGTGAAATCCAACCAGAAAATCCTACCATCATAGCTTTTGGAACTCCACCTGGCTCTCTTCAAGGACAAGAAGCGTTGGTTTTATCATCAAATCTCAAAGAAGACAACTTTGCTCACTTTGAGTTCTTGTGCAACAAAACTAACCCAAGTTTCTCCCTCAATCAAGCAGCAATCAAACTCTTTCAGTCACAATACCATGAGCTACTTCAATTGAAAGAAAAG CTGGTAGAGAATAGCAAAAGCAAAACCCCTTCATTAGTAATCATCACTGGACAATCTGTTGGAGGTAGTGTGGCTACACTCTTCACTCTGTGGCTGCTACAAGGCCTCAACTTGTCAAAAGCCAAACGGCCCCTTTGCGTTACTTTTGGTTCTCCCCTTGTTGGAGATGAACACCTCCAACAATGTGTGTTACAATTCTCAACATGGAAGTCTTGCTTCTTGCATATTGTCTCTAACCAAGATCCTACACCTCAACTTTTTATATCACGAAATCCGGGTGAGTATAAGCCATTTGGGACATTCCTATTATGCTCAGCTTCCGGTTGTGCTTGCTTTGAGGACCCAGATATCATTTTGGAACAGTTGGTGAAAACAAACTCTCAAAATCAACAGTGCCATTATGGAAAAATTTTGGGAGATCTCAAGTGCAAGGCATTGTGTAGTGTTCTCAAGTCTACTGAAGCAGAAAGAGATTCACTTCAAGCAAGCCTTATCACACAACTTCAAGCAATTGGAATTCTCTCGCAG AAACAGCCAAGTACAGAGATCCAGAGTCTGATTCTGAGGATGAAGAAACATGAAACGAAGTTACTaattcagaagaagaagaattcggATTCGGACAAGAAGTTGAATGAAATGAAAGTTTACATGGCCTTTTTGGAGTGGTACAAGAAAGACtccaaaaaacacaaaataggATACTATGACAGGTACAGAAACCAAGGGAACATAAGTGACGTCAATGTTAATGAGTATAAGAAAAAGCTGATGAACTACTGGGAGGATTCTGTCGCAGAAGTAGAGAACAAGCCTCAGATAGAAGGAGCTCATTTTCGGGTTCGTTGGCTTTGGGCAGGCACAAACTACAGAAGGATGGTTGAGCCACTTCACATTGCAGACTACTACAGGGATGGTGGAAAGAACTATAAATCTGATGGGAAAAGGCCTAAACAGTTCATTCTGTTGGAGGACTGGTTGACGAAAGTAGTCAAACCTGAAGCTACCCCAAGCAAATCAAAAAAAGAGACAGTGGGGTCTAGTTTGAATGAGGATTCTTGTTTCTGGGCACATGTTGAAGAAGCTCGCAGCTTATGCAAACTAGTGAAGAACGGATCAGTTGAAGAGAAAGAACGTGCAGTGCAAGAATTGAAAAACTTCGAGGCGGATGTGTATGGTTCCCTTAAGAACTATGCATTGTCTCCGGAGATTTTCTTGGAGAAGAGCAGTTTTATGCAGTGGTGGAAGGAGTACAAGGGAGTTGTTGAGCAGCCCTACTCCTCATTGCTGCTGGAATTCATGAAGGATCGCAATTACGAGGCGTACAGGGAAGGGAAGTTCTGA
- the LOC133726497 gene encoding peroxidase 63-like, with the protein MAVLVFLIFFLTLLSTSLPAESRLYTNFYDKSCPRFTQIVQDIVTNKQISTPTTAAGTLRLFFHDCIHNGCDASILVSSTPFNKAERDADINLSLPGDGFDVVVRAKTALELACPNTVSCADILAVATRDLVTMMGGPYYNVPLGRRDGKSSRAAAVEGTLPRPAMPVSQLIRVFGSRGFSVQEMVALSGAHTIGFSHCTEFTSAIYNYSRESQSDPEYNPRYAAGLRNACADVQKNPTLSVFNDVMTPNKFDNAYFQNLPKGLGLLKSDHALFNDPRTRPFVELYAKDQNSFFYAFARAMEKLSVYGIQTGRKGEIRHRCDEFN; encoded by the coding sequence ATGGCCGTGTTGGTGTTCCTCATTTTCTTCCTCACGCTCCTATCCACCTCCCTCCCCGCCGAATCCAGACTCTACACTAACTTCTACGACAAGTCGTGCCCGAGATTCACCCAGATTGTCCAGGACATTGTCACCAACAAGCAGATCTCCACCCCCACCACGGCCGCCGGAACCCTCCGCCTCTTCTTCCACGACTGCATCCACAACGGCTGCGACGCCTCCATCCTGGTCTCCTCCACCCCCTTCAACAAAGCCGAGCGCGACGCCGACATCAACCTCTCCCTCCCCGGCGACGGCTTCGACGTCGTAGTCCGCGCCAAGACCGCCCTCGAGCTCGCCTGCCCCAACACCGTCTCCTGCGCCGACATCCTCGCCGTCGCCACCCGCGACCTCGTCACCATGATGGGCGGCCCTTACTACAACGTCCCCCTCGGCCGCCGCGACGGCAAGTCCTCCCGCGCCGCCGCCGTCGAGGGCACCCTGCCCCGACCCGCCATGCCCGTCTCCCAGCTCATCCGGGTCTTCGGATCCAGAGGCTTCTCGGTTCAGGAAATGGTCGCCCTCAGCGGGGCCCACACCATCGGATTCTCCCACTGTACGGAGTTCACCTCCGCGATCTACAACTACAGCCGGGAGTCGCAGTCCGACCCGGAGTACAACCCGAGATACGCGGCCGGGTTGCGGAATGCATGCGCCGATGTCCAGAAGAACCCGACTTTGTCGGTGTTTAACGACGTTATGACGCCGAACAAGTTCGACAATGCGTATTTCCAGAACCTTCCGAAAGGATTGGGGCTGTTGAAGTCGGATCATGCTCTGTTTAACGACCCGAGAACGAGGCCGTTTGTGGAGCTTTATGCCAAGGATCAGAACAGCTTCTTCTACGCGTTTGCGAGAGCCATGGAGAAGTTGAGTGTGTATGGGATTCAGACTGGGAGGAAAGGAGAGATTAGGCACAGATGCGATGagtttaattaa
- the LOC133706438 gene encoding uncharacterized protein LOC133706438, producing the protein MGSLNSGLLVALNQSLEQTSASTILGVKLALNGSRILFPRLKALSLATVDAGTAITSLAICDRMGNLAQFSFHQSNTWKLGFEGSSDGSSSIAVVFNQYCSFSIKLWLSCRDRRLCRLWIIFSILNEELQKHALYFIHHRTHQGLVLLQFWEKIFHVQQLVPTKHKTV; encoded by the exons ATGGGCTCCTTGAACAGTGGCTTACTTGTAGCCCTTAACCAATCACTTGAGCAAACAAGTGCCTCAACCATTTTAGGGGTCAAACTTGCTCTAAATGGATCAAGAATCCTTTTTCCAAGACTGAAGGCGCTTTCACTAGCTACTGTTGATGCAGGTACAGCCATAACATCTCTTGCAATTTGCGATAGAATGGGAAATCTAGCACAATTCTCCTTCCACCAATCCAACACTTGGAAGCTTGGGTTTGAAGGGTCCTCCGATGGCTCCAGCAG CATAGCTGTCGTGTTCAACCAATATTGCAGTTTCAGCATCAAACTTTGGCTGAGTTGCAGAGATAGACGCTTGTGCCGCCTCTGGATCATTTTCAGCATACTCAACGAAGAGCTGCAGAAACATGCTCTTTACTTCATTCACCATCGAACCCACCAAGGACTTGTCTTGCTGCAGTTTTGGGAAAAAATATTCCATGTACAGCAGCTTGTACCTACAAAACATAAAACAGTGTAA
- the LOC133726499 gene encoding senescence-associated carboxylesterase 101-like isoform X2, whose amino-acid sequence MTINQFSSGLESANFVLTSDPVHQAWNAIEKQKQINPNAEPSLFSEIQPENPTIIAFGTPPGSLQGQEALVLSSNLKEDNFAHFEFLCNKTNPSFSLNQAAIKLFQSQYHELLQLKEKLVENSKSKTPSLVIITGQSVGGSVATLFTLWLLQGLNLSKAKRPLCVTFGSPLVGDEHLQQCVLQFSTWKSCFLHIVSNQDPTPQLFISRNPGEYKPFGTFLLCSASGCACFEDPDIILEQLVKTNSQNQQCHYGKILGDLKCKALCSVLKSTEAERDSLQASLITQLQAIGILSQPSTEIQSLILRMKKHETKLLIQKKKNSDSDKKLNEMKVYMAFLEWYKKDSKKHKIGYYDRYRNQGNISDVNVNEYKKKLMNYWEDSVAEVENKPQIEGAHFRVRWLWAGTNYRRMVEPLHIADYYRDGGKNYKSDGKRPKQFILLEDWLTKVVKPEATPSKSKKETVGSSLNEDSCFWAHVEEARSLCKLVKNGSVEEKERAVQELKNFEADVYGSLKNYALSPEIFLEKSSFMQWWKEYKGVVEQPYSSLLLEFMKDRNYEAYREGKF is encoded by the exons ATGACCATCAACCA ATTCAGCAGCGGTTTGGAATCGGCGAACTTTGTGTTGACCTCTGATCCAGTTCACCAGGCTTGGAATGCGATCGAGAAACAAAAACAGATCAATCCAAATGCAGAGCCGTCTCTGTTCAGTGAAATCCAACCAGAAAATCCTACCATCATAGCTTTTGGAACTCCACCTGGCTCTCTTCAAGGACAAGAAGCGTTGGTTTTATCATCAAATCTCAAAGAAGACAACTTTGCTCACTTTGAGTTCTTGTGCAACAAAACTAACCCAAGTTTCTCCCTCAATCAAGCAGCAATCAAACTCTTTCAGTCACAATACCATGAGCTACTTCAATTGAAAGAAAAG CTGGTAGAGAATAGCAAAAGCAAAACCCCTTCATTAGTAATCATCACTGGACAATCTGTTGGAGGTAGTGTGGCTACACTCTTCACTCTGTGGCTGCTACAAGGCCTCAACTTGTCAAAAGCCAAACGGCCCCTTTGCGTTACTTTTGGTTCTCCCCTTGTTGGAGATGAACACCTCCAACAATGTGTGTTACAATTCTCAACATGGAAGTCTTGCTTCTTGCATATTGTCTCTAACCAAGATCCTACACCTCAACTTTTTATATCACGAAATCCGGGTGAGTATAAGCCATTTGGGACATTCCTATTATGCTCAGCTTCCGGTTGTGCTTGCTTTGAGGACCCAGATATCATTTTGGAACAGTTGGTGAAAACAAACTCTCAAAATCAACAGTGCCATTATGGAAAAATTTTGGGAGATCTCAAGTGCAAGGCATTGTGTAGTGTTCTCAAGTCTACTGAAGCAGAAAGAGATTCACTTCAAGCAAGCCTTATCACACAACTTCAAGCAATTGGAATTCTCTCGCAG CCAAGTACAGAGATCCAGAGTCTGATTCTGAGGATGAAGAAACATGAAACGAAGTTACTaattcagaagaagaagaattcggATTCGGACAAGAAGTTGAATGAAATGAAAGTTTACATGGCCTTTTTGGAGTGGTACAAGAAAGACtccaaaaaacacaaaataggATACTATGACAGGTACAGAAACCAAGGGAACATAAGTGACGTCAATGTTAATGAGTATAAGAAAAAGCTGATGAACTACTGGGAGGATTCTGTCGCAGAAGTAGAGAACAAGCCTCAGATAGAAGGAGCTCATTTTCGGGTTCGTTGGCTTTGGGCAGGCACAAACTACAGAAGGATGGTTGAGCCACTTCACATTGCAGACTACTACAGGGATGGTGGAAAGAACTATAAATCTGATGGGAAAAGGCCTAAACAGTTCATTCTGTTGGAGGACTGGTTGACGAAAGTAGTCAAACCTGAAGCTACCCCAAGCAAATCAAAAAAAGAGACAGTGGGGTCTAGTTTGAATGAGGATTCTTGTTTCTGGGCACATGTTGAAGAAGCTCGCAGCTTATGCAAACTAGTGAAGAACGGATCAGTTGAAGAGAAAGAACGTGCAGTGCAAGAATTGAAAAACTTCGAGGCGGATGTGTATGGTTCCCTTAAGAACTATGCATTGTCTCCGGAGATTTTCTTGGAGAAGAGCAGTTTTATGCAGTGGTGGAAGGAGTACAAGGGAGTTGTTGAGCAGCCCTACTCCTCATTGCTGCTGGAATTCATGAAGGATCGCAATTACGAGGCGTACAGGGAAGGGAAGTTCTGA
- the LOC133726495 gene encoding zinc finger AN1 domain-containing stress-associated protein 12, which yields MSGGTEAFPDLGRHCQHPDCHQLDFLPFKCAGCHDVFCVEHRSYKSHDCPKSDHNSRKVIICEVCSTSIETTGHDGEASQKVLLERHSKSGDCDPKKKKKPTCPVKRCKEILTFSNNSTCKTCHLKVCLKHRFPADHECKKEAKAVPVAANGGAWNGRFLAAFASRNGKDCGKSERGSKSPPSTPSVRAF from the coding sequence ATGTCAGGAGGAACAGAAGCTTTTCCAGATTTGGGAAGACATTGCCAGCACCCTGATTGCCACCAACTCGATTTCCTCCCTTTCAAATGCGCCGGCTGCCATGACGTGTTCTGCGTCGAACACCGCTCTTACAAGTCCCACGACTGCCCCAAATCCGACCACAACAGCCGGAAAGTGATAATTTGTGAAGTCTGCTCCACCTCCATAGAGACCACCGGCCACGACGGCGAAGCGAGCCAGAAGGTGTTGCTGGAGAGGCACAGCAAGTCCGGGGATTGCGacccgaaaaagaagaagaagcccacATGCCCTGTTAAGAGGTGCAAGGAGATTCTGACCTTTTCGAATAATAGTACTTGCAAGACTTGCCATTTGAAGGTCTGCCTCAAGCACCGGTTTCCGGCAGACCATGAATGTAAGAAGGAAGCGAAGGCGGTGCCTGTGGCGGCGAACGGAGGGGCCTGGAATGGGAGGTTCTTGGCTGCTTTTGCTTCGAGGAATGGGAAAGATTGTGGGAAGAGTGAGAGGGGTTCCAAGTCTCCTCCCAGTACTCCATCAGTTAGGGCATTTTGA
- the LOC133726494 gene encoding uncharacterized protein LOC133726494 has protein sequence MSKPRVTITLGRSGQVVERGGTSDSVNMRGERAMVSGGKRSMGDRLGSNAYGKRQRGDGIKWRGGDDTLHDSQISRNDLRLKLLRKRSFKQNGGVAERKQMLPRPKLSKPAHSAVRYQMPRHKSETNESSFLRQIPPREAAADLYHVNPQRNFNSSQSREGFRARSPDNFVNTSYGPSPQRNSFRAADAPRAGQFLRNGMVGSSQPTDSFLFRTKSNPQTAKPAGQLVPINYSMQKVPYMEEEPPSVASLLHRLGLGKYAIIFQAEEVDIGTLKQMGDKDLKELGIPMGPRKKILLALLARGKRPPPP, from the exons ATGTCGAAGCCCAGGGTCACCATCACCCTCGGTCGCTCTGGTCAG GTTGTGGAGAGGGGAGGGACATCAGACTCTGTAAATATGCGTGGCGAAAGAGCTATGGTTTCGGGAGGTAAACGATCAATGGGAGACAGGCTTGGGAGTAATGCTTATGGAAAGCG GCAACGAGGAGATGGAATAAAATGGAGAGGGGGTGACGATACATTACATG ATTCACAAATCAGTCGAAATGACCTCAGATTGAAACTGTTGCGCAAAAGATCATTTAAGCAAAATGGGGGAGTTGCAGAACGCAAGCAGATGCTCCCGCGCCCAAAGCTGTCAAAACCTGCTCATTCTGCAGTGAGGTATCAGATGCCACGGCACAAGTCAGAAACAAATGAGAGTAGCTTCCTGAGGCAAATTCCTCCCAGGGAAGCTGCAGCTGATTTGTATCATGTAAATCCACAGAGGAACTTCAACTCTTCTCAAAGTAGAGAAGGATTCCGAGCTAGATCCCCCGATAACTTTGTGAACACTTCTTATGGGCCATCACCTCAAAGAAACTCCTTCAGGGCAGCTGACGCTCCTAGAGCTGGCCAGTTCCTGAGAAATGGTATGGTTGGTTCGTCTCAGCCAACAGATTCCTTCCTTTTCAGAACAAAATCTAACCCTCAAACTGCCAAGCCAGCTGGACAGCTTGTGCCAATAAATTACAGCATGCAAAAAGTCCCTTATATG GAGGAGGAACCTCCAAGTGTTGCTAGTTTATTGCATAGACTTGGTTTGGGCAAATATGCTATTATTTTCCAGGCTGAAGAA GTGGACATAGGTACTCTGAAGCAGATGGGGGATAAGGACCTTAAAGAGCTGGGTATACCAATG GGGCCAAGGAAAAAGATTCTTCTTGCGCTTTTGGCCCGCGGTAAACGACCGCCGCCACCGTAA
- the LOC133706430 gene encoding probable disease resistance protein At5g66900 encodes MAVVGDFVVGKALDALYAGVEKLIANNLLFKSLSTDIKSKLDSLRRMIHKMVQRNKQSDCPEDPVLRDLRVLMEEGAMLVGNCSEVRSWHIYKKYKYTNKLLKLNESLENQLALLNVRVAGVVDENNGMLHEILVIVNPNKCTEIEDRCALPELPPLIVGLHIPLEKLKTELFKDEVSRLVLTGPGGCGKTTLASKFCQDQDVKDKFKNNIFFVTVSKKPNLELIMKVLYKQKGYEVPTFQNGVFPVKWLQQIVKEKGNDPLLLVLDDVWSGSESVLQTFEFKMSNYKILVTSRSEFLGFGSSYRLQLLDNDNAMQLFHHTASLGDKSSHIPTHLSKEIVKRCNGFPLAITVVGRSLCGKPIEMWRSRVIEWSKGYSILDFETELLLRLKTSLDALDNEMPMVKECFLDLGVFPEDATIEVTALIDMWAELYDLDLGTLCIAKLYELNNRSLANLSRFRGIGLIVEEDGDYSDYTVKQHDLLRELAIYHSKRDPMEHRERVIIEISGNNLPKWWSEQKYQPIKARLVSISTDGEFSVKWPDLQLPEAQVLVLNFQTQYNFALPECVEKMEKLKMLVLINSSFYSTIDNFQLLDSLSNLRSIRLDGLNLSFITESPVQLKTLHKLYLVNGESLGNGPVKLSHVFPNLKEMFIDWFIKLEELPAELCELIELTKLTIGSCNELSGLPEAIGNLVNLEVLRLRYNLELSEVPDSIGNLNKLKNFEISACHKIEKLPEHIGELKCLTNLRIMWCDLLSALPEAIGNLVNLEVLSLRFCDRLSELPESIRNLKKLNFLDIHNCSIIKELPEQIGELKSLRMLQMSGCSELRNLPQSVSDLEQLEEVICDEWDETHLWTPLLPTLKNLRIVVYKKED; translated from the exons ATGGCGGTTGTGGGGGATTTTGTTGTAGGGAAAGCACTCGACGCACTGTATGCCGGTGTGGAAAAGCTGATTGCCAATAATCTACTCTTTAAATCCCTCTCCACCGACATCAAATCTAAGCTAGACTCTTTGAGACGGATGATTCACAAGATGGTACAGCGTAACAAGCAATCCGATTGTCCAGAGGATCCAGTACTAAGAGACTTACGAGTACTAATGGAGGAAGGCGCAATGCTCGTGGGTAACTGCTCTGAGGTTCGTAGTTGGCACATCTACAAGAAGTACAAATACACCAACAAACTTCTCAAGTTGAATGAATCTCTTGAGAATCAGTTAGCTTTACTGAATGTGCGTGTAGCAGGTGTTGTAGACGAGAACAATGGTATGCTACATGAAATCTTAGTTATTGTGAATCCAAACAAATGTACAGAAATTGAAGATCGGTGTGCACTACCTGAACTACCGCCACTTATAGTTGGATTGCATATtccattggagaaattgaagaCGGAATTGTTTAAGGATGAGGTATCGAGGCTTGTACTGACTGGTCCCGGAGGATGTGGGAAAACTACTTTGGCATCAAAGTTTTGTCAAGATCAAGACGTCAAAG ATAAATTCAAGAACAACATCTTCTTCGTCACTGTTTCTAAAAAGCCCAATTTGGAGCTTATTATGAAAGTGCTATACAAACAAAAGGGTTATGAGGTACCTACTTTCCAGAATGGAGTCTTTCCAGTGAAATGGCTGCAACAAATTGTGAAGGAAAAAGGTAATGATCCTTTATTGTTGGTCTTGGATGATGTTTGGTCTGGATCAGAATCTGTTCTTCAGACGTTTGAATTCAAAATGTCAAATTACAAGATTTTAGTGACATCGAGGTCTGAATTTTTGGGATTCGGTTCTTCATATCGTCTACAACTATTAGACAATGACAATGCAATGCAGCTATTTCATCATACAGCATCCTTGGGAGATAAGAGCTCTCATATTCCAACACATCTTTCAAAAGAG ATAGTAAAGCGCTGTAATGGATTTCCACTGGCCATTACAGTGGTGGGAAGATCACTTTGCGGTAAACCTATAGAAATGTGGCGAAGCAGAGTAATTGAATGGTCGAAAGGTTATTCTATTTTGGATTTTGAGACAGAATTGCTTCTTCGCCTCAAAACTAGCTTAGATGCCTTAGATAATGAAATGCCTATGGTTAAGGAATGTTTCTTAGACCTAGGTGTGTTTCCAGAAGATGCTACTATCGAAGTTACAGCTCTCATTGATATGTGGGCAGAGTTGTATGATTTGGACTTGGGGACTTTATGCATAGCCAAACTCTATGAACTCAACAATCGCAGTCTAGCTAATTTGTCACGATTTAG AGGTATTGGGTTGATAGTTGAGGA GGATGGAGACTATAGTGACTACACTGTTAAACAACATGATTTGCTTAGAGAATTGGCTATCTACCATTCGAAACGAGATCCGATGGAGCATAGAGAAAGAGTAATTATAGAAATATCTGGAAACAATCTTCCCAAGTGGTGGAGTGAACAGAAGTATCAACCCATCAAGGCTCGTCTTGTATCAATCTCAACTG ATGGAGAATTCTCTGTGAAATGGCCCGACTTGCAACTACCTGAAGCACAGGTTCTAGTGTTGAATTTTCAGACGCAATATAACTTTGCCTTGCCCGAATGTGTGGAGAAAATGGAAAAGCTCAAGATGCTCGTTCTCATAAATTCTAGCTTTTATAGTACCATAGATAATTTTCAACTTCTGGATTCCTTATCAAATCTAAGGAGTATTAGATTAGACGGCCTCAATCTTTCTTTCATAACCGAGAGCCCGGTACAGTTGAAGACTCTACACAAGTTATATTTGGTAAACGGTGAATCTCTCGGCAACGGTCCTGTCAAATTATCACATGTATTTCCAAATCTGAAGGAAATGTTCATTGATTGGTTCATCAAATTGGAGGAATTGCCTGCAGAGCTCTGCGAGCTGATTGAATTAACAAAGCTCACAATCGGCAGTTGTAATGAGCTTTCTGGCTTGCCTGAAGCGATTGGAAATCTGGTCAATTTAGAAGTGTTGAGACTTCGGTACAATTTAGAGCTTTCAGAGGTTCCAGACTCGATTGGAAATCTcaacaaattaaaaaattttgagatttctgcTTGCCATAAAATTGAGAAATTGCCTGAACACATAGGTGAGCTGAAGTGTTTAACAAATCTCCGCATCATGTGGTGCGATTTGCTATCTGCCTTGCCTGAAGCGATTGGAAATTTGGTCAATCTAGAAGTATTGAGTCTAAGgttctgtgacaggttgtcagAGTTGCCAGAGTCGATTAGAAATCTCAAAAAGTTAAACTTTCTTGACATTCATAATTGCAGCATCATCAAGGAGTTGCCTGAACAGATTGGTGAATTGAAGAGTTTAAGAATGCTGCAAATGAGTGGTTGCTCCGAATTGAGAAACCTGCCTCAATCAGTTTCAGATCTTGAGCAGTTAGAGGAAGTGATATGCGATGAGTGGGACGAAACACATCTATGGACACCCTTGTTACCCACTCTCAAAAACCTTCGCATCGTGGTGTATAAGAAGGAAGACTGA
- the LOC133726496 gene encoding U-box domain-containing protein 40-like, whose amino-acid sequence MEFKGGLMRLVVHKSKETNCVYDAGDRLTEIISSARSPSRRWKLFHRSSSAIPSKPSKPQIPREFICPISGSLMADPVIVSSGHTFERVCVQVCKALNFTPNLVDSPPPDLTSVIPNLALKSTILNWCQNYSIAPPKPPDSISAEKLVRTSMASDHRKVSVSETESLIRGVEEKPKVSFNHAATELNRRPSHFHSSSDESVSPAALTPPLPFSTQSSCYSSPSSSCSDIEALTNSNEEDEILAGLRSAHVSEIEEALTSLRKITRTREDGRAHLCSPRLLSALRPLVVSRYANIQVNSVAVLVNLSLEKSNKIKIVRSGILPPLIDVLKAGMPEAQEHASGVVFSLALDDDCKTAIGVLGALPPLLHLLNSEGERTRHDSALALYHLTLVQSNRSKLVKIGSVPVLLRMVKSGHMTGRVLLTLCNLSSCADGRASMLDSGGVECLVGVLRGNEFDSRSTQESCVATLYGLSRGGLRFKGLAKAAEAVEVLREVEKSGSERGREKARRMLEMMRGREKEEEEEVDWEELLDSGLGSRTRLQSGCGALGGSCVNSSEF is encoded by the coding sequence ATGGAGTTTAAAGGGGGTCTGATGAGATTAGTAGTCCACAAATCCAAAGAAACCAATTGCGTTTACGACGCCGGAGATAGATTAACAGAGATAATAAGCAGTGCTCGGAGCCCAAGCCGGAGATGGAAGCTCTTTCACAGGTCCTCCTCTGCAATTCCATCAAAGCCTTCAAAGCCTCAAATCCCAAGAGAGTTCATTTGCCCCATTTCCGGGTCGTTAATGGCCGACCCGGTTATAGTTTCCTCGGGTCACACCTTCGAACGGGTCTGCGTCCAAGTCTGCAAAGCCCTCAACTTCACCCCGAATCTCGTGGACTCCCCCCCACCTGATCTCACCTCCGTCATCCCCAATCTCGCCCTGAAGTCCACCATCCTCAACTGGTGTCAAAATTACTCTATTGCCCCTCCGAAGCCCCCGGACTCCATCTCCGCGGAGAAGCTCGTCCGTACATCCATGGCGTCCGATCACCGGAAAGTCTCGGTTTCCGAGACCGAGTCGCTAATCCGAGGCGTGGAGGAGAAGCCTAAAGTGAGCTTCAACCACGCGGCGACCGAGTTGAATCGTCGGCCGAGTCACTTCCACTCCAGCTCCGACGAGTCAGTCAGCCCCGCGGCGCTGACTCCGCCGCTGCCGTTCTCGACTCAGTCGAGCTGCTACTCGTCGCCTTCGTCTTCGTGTTCGGACATCGAAGCCCTGACGAACTCGAACGAGGAAGACGAAATCTTGGCCGGGCTCAGAAGCGCACACGTGTCGGAAATCGAGGAGGCTCTGACGTCACTGAGGAAGATCACACGGACCAGAGAGGACGGCCGGGCCCACCTCTGCAGTCCTCGGCTCCTCTCCGCCTTAAGACCCCTCGTCGTTTCCAGGTACGCCAATATTCAGGTGAACTCAGTCGCAGTTTTGGTTAACCTTTCGCTGGAAAAGTCAAACAAGATTAAGATCGTACGGTCAGGAATTCTCCCGCCTTTGATTGATGTGCTTAAGGCGGGAATGCCTGAGGCGCAGGAGCACGCCTCCGGTGTGGTCTTTAGCTTGGCGCTGGATGACGATTGCAAGACGGCTATCGGAGTATTGGGGGCTCTGCCGCCTTTGCTTCACTTGCTGAACTCGGAGGGCGAGCGGACTCGGCATGACTCGGCACTTGCTTTGTACCATTTGACATTGGTTCAGAGTAACCGGTCCAAGTTGGTTAAGATCGGGTCGGTTCCGGTTCTTTTGAGGATGGTGAAGTCGGGTCACATGACGGGTCGGGTGTTGCTCACATTGTGCAACTTGAGTTCGTGTGCGGACGGGCGGGCTTCGATGTTGGATTCGGGTGGGGTGGAGTGTTTGGTGGGTGTGTTGAGGGGGAATGAGTTTGATTCCCGGTCGACTCAGGAGAGTTGTGTGGCTACATTGTATGGGTTGAGTCGTGGGGGTTTGAGGTTTAAGGGGCTGGCGAAGGCGGCCGAGGCAGTGGAGGTGTTGAGGGAAGTGGAGAAGAGTGGGAgtgagagagggagggagaagGCGAGGAGGATGTTGGAGATGATGAGAGGGAGGgagaaggaggaagaggaggaagtGGATTGGGAGGAGTTGCTTGACTCGGGGTTGGGAAGTCGAACTAGGCTTCAGTCCGGTTGTGGTGCATTGGGTGGGTCTTGTGTTAATTCGTCTGAGTTTTGA